A region from the Actinomycetes bacterium genome encodes:
- the purE gene encoding 5-(carboxyamino)imidazole ribonucleotide mutase, translating to MPQPRVGIVLGSSSDEEKAKAAAVMLEKFGVDYEIEIASAHRSPRRVADYAASAEDRGLQVVIAAAGRSAALPGVIAAHTTLPVIGLPIFSQHLAGADALYSIVQMPSGVPVATVGLDAAANAGILAVQILATADQGLRKQLRDFKHQLSEGLRL from the coding sequence ATGCCGCAGCCACGGGTAGGGATCGTCCTGGGCTCCAGCTCCGACGAGGAGAAGGCCAAGGCGGCCGCCGTCATGCTCGAGAAGTTCGGGGTCGACTACGAGATCGAGATCGCGAGCGCCCATCGCAGCCCCCGGCGGGTCGCCGACTACGCGGCCAGCGCCGAGGACCGGGGCCTCCAGGTCGTCATCGCCGCGGCCGGCCGGTCGGCCGCGCTCCCCGGCGTCATCGCCGCCCACACCACCCTGCCCGTCATCGGCCTGCCGATCTTCAGCCAGCACCTGGCCGGCGCGGACGCCCTCTACTCGATCGTGCAGATGCCGTCCGGGGTACCGGTGGCCACCGTGGGGCTGGACGCCGCCGCCAACGCCGGGATCCTCGCCGTACAGATCCTCGCCACCGCCGACCAGGGGCTGCGCAAGCAGCTTCGGGACTTCAAGCACCAGCTCTCGGAGGGGCTGCGCCTGTAG
- a CDS encoding histidine kinase, which produces MVGLLAAVESEPAPATTSSPPALAAVLVMFQTTPITWRRRSPLTVLIVVELATIAYHLLHYPFTGADLGALVAFYTVASRYDARAVLAAAAGFACVVLALTFQGRMGFELFALLQVLFAVAWIMGAELRIRRTHTALVEDRAARLERELGYLAREAVADERARITRELHETVTANLSMIVAQAKVAERALPVGAAPPMDAIDFIRKTGEQTLAELRRAADVLRPEDPVVVPPASPSAMSQLGALVTEVKMAGLPVDVVVEGDARPLPAEVDGSAYRIVQEALTNCLKHAGPVRPQLVIRYGVDDLELVVTEDAGSWEVDPEAGRRENLGWMRPRSAAGPGAAGTGPSAPAGAGPWLDGTYGVRARLPI; this is translated from the coding sequence GTGGTCGGGCTCCTGGCCGCTGTGGAGTCCGAGCCGGCCCCTGCCACCACCTCCTCCCCCCCGGCGCTGGCCGCGGTGCTGGTCATGTTCCAGACCACGCCGATCACCTGGCGCCGGCGGAGCCCCCTCACCGTGCTCATCGTCGTCGAGCTCGCGACCATCGCCTACCACCTGCTCCACTACCCGTTCACCGGAGCCGACCTCGGGGCCCTGGTCGCCTTCTACACGGTGGCCTCCAGGTACGACGCCCGGGCGGTGCTCGCCGCGGCTGCTGGGTTCGCGTGCGTCGTCCTCGCCCTCACCTTCCAGGGCCGGATGGGGTTCGAGCTCTTCGCGCTGCTGCAGGTGCTGTTCGCCGTGGCCTGGATCATGGGCGCCGAGCTGCGCATCCGGCGGACCCACACCGCGCTGGTCGAGGACCGGGCCGCCCGCCTGGAGCGGGAGCTCGGCTACCTGGCCCGGGAGGCGGTCGCCGACGAGCGCGCCCGCATCACCCGGGAGCTGCACGAGACGGTCACGGCCAACCTCAGCATGATCGTCGCCCAGGCGAAGGTGGCCGAGCGCGCCCTGCCGGTCGGCGCCGCACCGCCCATGGACGCGATCGACTTCATCAGGAAGACCGGCGAGCAGACCCTCGCCGAGCTGCGCCGGGCCGCCGACGTGCTCCGGCCGGAGGACCCGGTGGTGGTGCCGCCGGCCTCGCCGTCGGCCATGAGCCAGCTCGGAGCCCTGGTCACCGAGGTGAAGATGGCCGGGCTGCCAGTGGACGTCGTGGTCGAGGGCGATGCCCGGCCGCTGCCCGCCGAGGTGGACGGGTCGGCCTACCGTATCGTGCAGGAGGCCCTCACCAACTGCCTCAAGCACGCCGGCCCGGTCCGGCCCCAGCTCGTGATCCGCTACGGCGTCGACGACCTCGAGCTGGTGGTGACCGAGGACGCCGGCAGCTGGGAGGTCGATCCCGAGGCGGGCCGGCGCGAGAACCTGGGCTGGATGCGGCCCCGGTCCGCCGCCGGGCCGGGCGCCGCCGGGACGGGGCCCTCGGCCCCCGCCGGGGCCGGGCCCTGGCTCGATGGCACCTACGGGGTCCGCGCCCGGCTGCCCATCTGA
- a CDS encoding GrpB family protein, which produces MRADERCIEQYDYVPVEVREHDPAAAAVAERLAGLIAACRPGTAVEHVGSSAVPGMAGKGTIDLLVPAPEAEIPEIADALVGIGFQRQTIREAFPPTRPMLQGVLRHGDKPYRVHVHVVPASSPEVAAMRGFRDALRADPCLRLGYATLKRDIVTRGVTNSVAFSKAKHAYITAALERLGLLASPPDEGACSPI; this is translated from the coding sequence ATGCGTGCCGACGAGCGCTGCATCGAGCAGTACGACTACGTCCCGGTCGAGGTCCGCGAGCACGACCCGGCGGCTGCGGCCGTGGCCGAGCGGCTCGCCGGGCTGATTGCGGCGTGCCGTCCCGGCACGGCCGTCGAGCACGTCGGCAGCTCGGCGGTTCCTGGCATGGCCGGCAAGGGCACGATCGACCTGCTGGTGCCGGCGCCCGAGGCGGAGATCCCCGAGATCGCCGACGCCCTGGTCGGCATCGGCTTCCAGCGCCAGACCATCCGCGAGGCGTTCCCGCCCACCCGGCCCATGCTTCAGGGGGTCCTCCGCCACGGCGACAAGCCGTACCGGGTGCACGTCCACGTCGTTCCCGCCTCCAGCCCGGAGGTGGCAGCGATGCGCGGCTTCCGTGACGCCCTGCGGGCCGATCCCTGCCTGCGGCTCGGGTACGCCACGCTCAAGCGCGACATCGTGACCCGCGGGGTGACCAACTCGGTGGCCTTCTCCAAGGCCAAGCACGCCTACATCACCGCGGCCCTGGAGCGACTCGGCCTGCTGGCGTCGCCACCGGACGAGGGCGCCTGCTCGCCGATCTGA
- the purD gene encoding phosphoribosylamine--glycine ligase has product MRVAVVGGGGREHALLAALAASPEVERLFAVPGNAGTAAVAQNVPGVPVTDGAALAAWATREAVDLTVIGPEAPLVAGVADVLARQGLAVFGPTAAAARIEGSKAFAKDVMASAGVPTAAAEAFTDASAAVKALDDFGPPWVVKADGLAAGKGVTVTGDHATARAAVEDALLGGVHGEAGARILLEEHLDGLEASLFALSDGKTVVPLAPARDYKRVGDGDTGPNTGGMGAYSPLADVPDALVDQVRTTILEPTVAELARRGTPYQGLLYAGLVLTATGPKVIEFNCRFGDPETQVVVPRLASDLAGLLRATAGPPGRLAGVRLAWDPRACVTVVLASGGYPGPYRRGLEIHGLDSAPAPGVQVFHAGTSAGPGGRTVTAGGRVLAVSALGHGAPAARALAYEAVERIWFEGAHWRRDVAGG; this is encoded by the coding sequence GTGCGCGTCGCGGTCGTCGGTGGCGGTGGGCGGGAGCACGCCCTGCTCGCCGCGCTCGCGGCCAGCCCTGAGGTCGAGCGGCTGTTCGCCGTGCCCGGCAACGCCGGCACGGCCGCGGTGGCCCAGAACGTGCCAGGGGTCCCGGTCACCGACGGCGCCGCCTTGGCCGCCTGGGCCACTCGCGAGGCGGTCGACCTGACCGTGATCGGCCCGGAGGCGCCGCTGGTCGCCGGGGTGGCCGACGTGCTCGCCAGGCAGGGCCTGGCCGTGTTCGGCCCCACCGCAGCCGCTGCCCGGATCGAGGGCTCCAAGGCGTTCGCCAAGGACGTGATGGCATCCGCGGGGGTCCCGACCGCGGCGGCCGAGGCGTTCACCGACGCGTCCGCCGCGGTCAAGGCGCTCGACGACTTCGGCCCGCCCTGGGTGGTGAAGGCCGACGGCCTGGCCGCCGGCAAGGGGGTCACGGTCACCGGCGACCACGCCACGGCCAGGGCCGCGGTCGAGGACGCCCTGCTGGGCGGGGTCCACGGCGAGGCCGGCGCCCGCATCCTGCTGGAGGAGCACCTCGACGGGCTGGAGGCGAGCCTGTTCGCGCTCAGCGACGGGAAGACCGTGGTCCCCCTCGCGCCCGCCCGCGACTACAAGCGGGTCGGGGACGGCGACACCGGTCCGAACACCGGTGGCATGGGCGCCTACTCGCCGCTCGCCGACGTGCCCGACGCCCTCGTCGACCAGGTGCGGACCACGATCCTCGAGCCGACCGTGGCCGAGCTGGCCCGCCGCGGCACCCCCTACCAGGGCCTGCTCTACGCCGGGCTGGTCCTGACCGCCACTGGGCCGAAGGTGATCGAGTTCAACTGCCGCTTCGGTGACCCTGAGACCCAGGTGGTGGTGCCGAGGCTGGCCAGCGACCTGGCCGGGCTGCTGCGGGCCACGGCCGGCCCTCCGGGGCGCCTGGCCGGCGTCCGGCTCGCGTGGGACCCACGCGCCTGCGTGACCGTCGTGCTCGCCTCCGGCGGGTACCCGGGCCCCTACCGTCGCGGCCTCGAGATCCACGGGCTCGACTCCGCGCCTGCCCCGGGGGTGCAGGTCTTCCACGCCGGGACCAGCGCGGGCCCCGGGGGACGGACGGTCACCGCCGGGGGCCGGGTGCTCGCGGTCAGCGCGCTCGGCCACGGCGCCCCGGCAGCCCGGGCCCTGGCCTACGAGGCGGTGGAGCGGATCTGGTTCGAGGGTGCCCACTGGCGCCGCGACGTCGCCGGCGGCTGA
- a CDS encoding adenylosuccinate synthase, translated as MPGTILVGSQWGDEGKGKATDLLADRMDVVVRYQGGNNAGHTIVVAGRTFKLHLVPSGILYPHITPVIGNGVVIDPGVLLAELAALDAQGISTAKLLVSANAHLIMPWHKERDKLTERYLGGNRIGTTGRGIGPAYGDKAGRLGIRVQDLLDPKILAQKVEVVLKERNPQLAKVYNRLPIDPDAVVEEYATYAEALRPRIADTSLYLWKALREGKQVLFEGAQGAMLDVDHGTYPFVTSSSPVAGGALAGTGVGPREIERVIGIAKAYTTRVGTGPLPTELHDEQGEVLRRDGAEFGTTTGRARRCGWLDTVVLRYAARVSGLTETFVTKLDVLSAFDRIPVATSYRVDGDVTEDWPMTQTQVHHAVPIYEQYEGWREDITAVTRYADLPRAARTYVEAIEKLGGVAVTAVFVGPGREQTLVREPGE; from the coding sequence ATGCCCGGAACGATCCTGGTGGGCAGCCAGTGGGGCGACGAGGGCAAGGGCAAGGCCACCGACCTCCTCGCCGACCGGATGGACGTGGTCGTCCGCTACCAGGGCGGCAACAACGCCGGGCACACGATCGTGGTCGCCGGGCGCACCTTCAAGCTCCATCTGGTCCCCAGCGGGATCCTCTACCCGCACATCACCCCGGTGATCGGCAACGGCGTGGTGATCGACCCCGGGGTCCTGCTCGCCGAGCTGGCCGCGCTGGACGCCCAGGGGATCTCCACGGCCAAGCTGCTCGTCTCGGCCAACGCGCACCTGATCATGCCCTGGCACAAGGAGCGCGACAAGCTCACCGAGCGCTACCTCGGCGGCAACCGGATCGGCACCACCGGCCGGGGCATCGGCCCGGCCTACGGCGACAAGGCGGGCCGGCTCGGCATCCGGGTCCAGGACCTGCTCGACCCGAAGATCCTGGCCCAGAAGGTCGAGGTCGTGCTCAAGGAGCGCAACCCGCAGCTCGCCAAGGTCTACAACCGGCTGCCGATCGACCCCGACGCCGTGGTCGAGGAGTACGCCACCTACGCCGAGGCGCTCCGCCCGCGCATCGCCGACACCTCGCTCTACCTGTGGAAGGCACTCCGCGAGGGCAAGCAGGTCCTGTTCGAGGGCGCCCAGGGGGCGATGCTCGACGTCGACCACGGCACCTACCCGTTCGTGACCTCCTCCTCGCCGGTCGCCGGGGGGGCGCTGGCCGGGACCGGCGTCGGCCCGCGCGAGATCGAGCGGGTGATCGGCATCGCCAAGGCCTACACCACCCGGGTGGGCACGGGGCCGCTCCCGACCGAGCTGCACGACGAGCAAGGCGAGGTACTGCGCCGGGACGGGGCGGAGTTCGGCACCACCACCGGGCGGGCGCGCCGGTGCGGCTGGCTCGACACGGTGGTGCTCCGCTACGCGGCCCGGGTCAGCGGCCTCACCGAGACGTTCGTCACCAAGCTGGACGTGCTGTCGGCCTTCGACCGGATCCCGGTGGCGACCTCCTACCGGGTGGACGGCGACGTGACCGAGGACTGGCCGATGACCCAGACCCAGGTCCACCACGCGGTGCCCATCTACGAGCAGTACGAGGGCTGGCGCGAGGACATCACCGCGGTCACCCGCTACGCCGACCTGCCCAGGGCGGCCCGCACCTACGTCGAAGCGATCGAGAAGCTCGGCGGGGTGGCGGTGACCGCGGTGTTCGTCGGCCCCGGCCGCGAGCAGACCCTCGTCCGGGAGCCGGGAGAGTAG
- a CDS encoding cupredoxin domain-containing protein, with amino-acid sequence MGRRVNVALLGTAWLLWAWGSVWLAAAALAQSGEQAGAQIVDFRFEPGTTTVALGTTVTWTNRGARPHTVTDRGGTFDTRPIAPNGSGKVTFTVPGTYAYFCRINPARMNGVIVVRQGSEPSRVNRVQGLDPALPGEKLRFDPPNLEVQAGSTLLFANVGGKPHTLTADDGSFDTGVVAPGAEGGRFAGTNATITLSKPGKFPFHCEIHPAAMRGVLTVAAGEAAPPAAASNAPQQASVAMQDFQFDKPEVSVAPGGKVTWQNAGAAPHTATFDDVPLDTQTVEPGKQTTLTAPDKPGSYSYKCAIHPARMRGVLVVLGQNAADPTQPAAAAAGKPPAATPAPSKAGLSWLALVTGVIGAFAGGFGVSAFVRGRPRHG; translated from the coding sequence ATGGGACGACGGGTCAACGTTGCGCTGCTCGGGACCGCCTGGCTGCTCTGGGCGTGGGGATCGGTCTGGCTGGCGGCCGCCGCCCTCGCGCAGAGCGGCGAGCAGGCGGGCGCCCAGATCGTCGACTTCCGCTTCGAGCCCGGGACGACGACCGTCGCCCTGGGCACGACCGTGACCTGGACAAACCGCGGGGCGCGGCCGCACACGGTCACCGACCGCGGCGGGACCTTCGACACCAGGCCGATCGCGCCGAACGGCAGCGGCAAGGTGACGTTCACCGTGCCCGGCACCTATGCGTACTTCTGCCGCATCAACCCCGCCCGGATGAACGGCGTGATCGTGGTGCGGCAGGGCAGCGAGCCGTCCAGGGTGAACCGGGTCCAAGGCCTCGACCCGGCCCTGCCGGGCGAGAAGCTCCGCTTCGACCCGCCCAACCTGGAGGTCCAGGCCGGCTCCACCCTGCTGTTCGCCAACGTCGGCGGCAAGCCGCACACGCTGACCGCGGACGACGGCTCGTTCGACACCGGCGTGGTCGCCCCGGGGGCCGAGGGGGGCAGGTTCGCCGGCACGAACGCCACCATCACCCTCAGCAAGCCTGGCAAGTTCCCGTTCCACTGCGAGATCCACCCCGCCGCGATGCGCGGGGTGCTGACCGTCGCCGCCGGCGAGGCCGCACCGCCGGCCGCCGCGTCCAACGCGCCCCAGCAGGCGAGCGTGGCCATGCAGGACTTCCAGTTCGACAAGCCAGAGGTCTCGGTGGCGCCCGGGGGCAAGGTGACGTGGCAGAACGCCGGGGCCGCGCCGCACACGGCCACGTTCGACGACGTCCCGCTGGACACCCAGACCGTGGAGCCCGGGAAACAGACGACCCTCACCGCGCCCGACAAGCCGGGTAGCTACAGCTACAAGTGCGCCATCCACCCTGCCCGCATGCGCGGTGTGCTGGTGGTCCTCGGGCAGAACGCCGCCGACCCGACCCAGCCGGCCGCGGCCGCGGCCGGGAAGCCGCCGGCCGCGACCCCCGCGCCGTCGAAGGCCGGCCTCTCCTGGCTCGCGCTGGTCACCGGGGTGATCGGTGCCTTCGCCGGGGGCTTCGGGGTGTCGGCGTTCGTCAGGGGCCGGCCCAGACATGGGTAG
- a CDS encoding DUF6529 family protein translates to MDVIGLLNDLTGNNLLLWKVVGSTVVFCLAGLQVLLAARLWGVTPFPSVSPGAAARAHRIVGRGAVLVAVLVAVSCVAGPAGPTSPTRVLLHSVFGTLVLVILAAKFALLRVLRRGDDLLPWIGTALFLTFAGIWATSVADYVTAR, encoded by the coding sequence GTGGACGTCATCGGTCTGCTGAACGACCTCACCGGCAACAACCTGCTGCTGTGGAAGGTCGTCGGCTCGACCGTGGTGTTCTGCCTGGCCGGGCTGCAGGTCCTGCTCGCCGCACGGCTGTGGGGGGTGACGCCGTTCCCGTCGGTCAGCCCCGGCGCCGCGGCCCGGGCCCACCGCATCGTCGGCCGGGGGGCGGTGCTGGTGGCGGTGCTGGTCGCCGTGTCCTGCGTGGCCGGACCGGCGGGCCCCACGTCGCCGACCCGCGTGCTGCTGCACTCGGTGTTCGGGACGCTGGTGTTGGTGATCCTGGCGGCCAAGTTCGCGCTCCTGCGGGTGCTGCGGAGGGGCGACGACCTGCTGCCCTGGATCGGCACGGCCCTGTTCCTCACCTTCGCCGGCATCTGGGCGACCAGCGTGGCGGACTACGTGACAGCGAGGTAG
- a CDS encoding cupredoxin domain-containing protein — MDARRVVWVGIVIGFLALAVAGPAAMVRENRPAKRAAASAGEAVGAAAPVVSMENVAFAPETLTVPPGTEVLFENRDVAPHTVTAEALGVDSGTINPGKSFKLVVSQPLDYICTIHPSMKAKILLSG, encoded by the coding sequence GTGGACGCAAGGCGCGTGGTGTGGGTCGGCATCGTCATCGGGTTCCTTGCGCTCGCCGTCGCGGGCCCGGCCGCGATGGTCAGGGAGAACCGCCCGGCCAAGCGCGCCGCGGCGTCCGCTGGCGAGGCGGTGGGCGCTGCCGCGCCGGTGGTCAGCATGGAGAACGTCGCGTTCGCGCCAGAGACGCTGACCGTCCCCCCAGGCACCGAGGTGCTGTTCGAGAACCGCGACGTCGCGCCGCACACGGTGACCGCTGAAGCCCTGGGGGTCGACTCCGGAACGATCAACCCGGGCAAGTCCTTCAAGCTCGTCGTCAGCCAGCCGCTCGACTACATCTGCACGATCCATCCGAGCATGAAGGCCAAGATCCTGCTCTCCGGGTGA
- the mscL gene encoding large conductance mechanosensitive channel protein MscL: MRVRTWSTEFRQFLLRGNVIDLAVGIVVGAAFNEVVQSFVKGLLTPLIAAMFGEPDFSSLSFAINGSKFQYGLFTNALISFLLIAFAVFFFVMKPVNALMSLSRHREPPDPNTRKCPECLSEIPLQARRCAFCSAEVGAVGPAATER, encoded by the coding sequence ATGCGGGTGCGGACCTGGAGCACCGAGTTCAGGCAGTTCCTGCTGCGGGGCAACGTGATCGACCTCGCAGTCGGCATCGTGGTCGGGGCCGCGTTCAACGAGGTGGTCCAGTCCTTCGTGAAGGGCCTGCTCACGCCGCTCATCGCGGCGATGTTCGGCGAGCCCGACTTCAGCAGCCTCTCGTTCGCCATCAACGGGTCGAAGTTCCAGTATGGGCTGTTCACCAACGCCCTGATCTCGTTCCTGCTGATCGCGTTCGCCGTCTTCTTCTTCGTCATGAAGCCGGTGAACGCCCTCATGTCGCTCTCCCGGCACCGCGAGCCACCCGACCCCAACACCCGCAAGTGCCCCGAGTGCCTGAGCGAGATCCCGCTGCAGGCCCGCCGCTGCGCCTTCTGCAGCGCAGAGGTCGGAGCGGTCGGCCCAGCCGCCACCGAGCGCTGA
- a CDS encoding RNA polymerase-binding protein RbpA, with product MSDSRYRLPAEFDRLQAPSSAYAPRHVVTYLCTREHLVSVPFAADAEVPETWDCRCGKPATRVSPTSTEPATRVSPTPAEPATRVSPTPAEPASQVEAGESTAPAT from the coding sequence ATGAGCGACAGCCGGTACCGCCTCCCGGCGGAGTTCGACCGGTTGCAGGCGCCGTCCAGCGCCTACGCCCCACGCCACGTCGTCACCTACCTGTGCACGCGAGAGCATCTGGTCTCGGTCCCGTTCGCGGCCGACGCCGAGGTGCCCGAGACGTGGGACTGTCGCTGCGGCAAGCCTGCCACCCGGGTCAGTCCCACAAGCACCGAGCCGGCCACCCGGGTCAGCCCCACGCCCGCCGAGCCGGCCACCCGGGTCAGCCCCACGCCCGCCGAGCCGGCCAGCCAGGTCGAGGCCGGGGAATCCACCGCGCCCGCGACGTAG
- a CDS encoding geranylgeranyl reductase family protein → MDGRLWDLIVVGAGPAGAAAALQARLIRPGAAVLLLDKAAFPRDKACGDGIAPHGVDELAALGAAHALEGYPPIHWLRIRAPGGDEVTGRPSRPNRVVPRRVFDARLVETAVAGGAVLAQERVRSVEERPGRVVVNGELAGRALVGADGANSAVRRLLGVPANPPGDLAIAVRGYAPAGPGPLEQYIGWVPDGWPAYVWSFPTGTGLANVGYGLLRSRFTGGRAELSERLRRLLPEAQPDEASIRAHHLPFSTHRPRPGRGRVLLAGDAASLVNPLSGEGIYYALASGRLAACAALLATEDPAAAYRRLLTQALGRHFRHSTVLARAIRSQRLASAAMLASGASPALFDALVEMGLGQARLTPGLLARLPVAYLRARVTAAPHPADAQR, encoded by the coding sequence ATGGACGGCCGGCTCTGGGACCTGATCGTGGTCGGCGCCGGCCCGGCTGGCGCGGCCGCCGCCTTGCAGGCACGGCTAATCCGGCCCGGCGCCGCCGTGCTGCTCCTGGACAAGGCCGCCTTCCCCCGCGACAAGGCCTGCGGGGACGGCATCGCGCCCCACGGCGTCGACGAGCTGGCCGCTCTGGGGGCTGCCCACGCGCTCGAGGGCTACCCGCCCATCCACTGGCTGCGCATCCGCGCGCCTGGCGGGGATGAGGTCACAGGGCGACCGTCCCGTCCCAACCGGGTGGTCCCGCGCCGGGTGTTCGACGCCCGCCTGGTCGAGACGGCCGTGGCCGGAGGTGCCGTCCTCGCCCAGGAGCGCGTCCGCTCGGTCGAGGAGCGACCCGGCCGCGTGGTGGTCAACGGCGAGCTGGCGGGGCGAGCCTTGGTGGGTGCCGACGGCGCCAACTCGGCCGTGCGGCGCCTCCTCGGCGTCCCCGCCAACCCCCCGGGGGACCTCGCCATCGCCGTCCGCGGCTACGCGCCCGCCGGGCCGGGCCCGCTCGAGCAGTACATCGGCTGGGTGCCCGACGGGTGGCCGGCGTACGTCTGGTCGTTCCCGACCGGAACCGGGCTGGCCAACGTCGGCTACGGCCTGCTCCGCAGCCGCTTCACCGGCGGCCGGGCTGAGCTGTCCGAGCGGCTCCGCAGGCTGCTGCCAGAGGCGCAGCCCGACGAGGCGAGCATCCGCGCCCACCACCTGCCCTTCTCCACCCACCGGCCCCGGCCCGGCCGGGGCCGGGTGCTGCTGGCGGGCGACGCGGCGTCGCTGGTCAACCCGCTCAGCGGCGAGGGGATCTACTACGCGCTGGCCTCGGGACGGCTGGCGGCCTGCGCCGCTCTGCTCGCCACCGAGGACCCCGCGGCCGCCTACCGGCGGCTGCTCACGCAGGCGCTCGGGCGCCATTTCCGGCACTCGACCGTGCTGGCGCGGGCGATCCGTTCCCAGCGCCTGGCCTCGGCGGCCATGCTCGCCTCGGGCGCGTCCCCGGCACTGTTCGACGCGCTGGTCGAGATGGGCCTGGGCCAGGCCCGGCTGACCCCCGGCCTGCTCGCGCGGCTCCCCGTGGCGTACCTGCGCGCCCGCGTCACCGCCGCTCCCCACCCCGCGGATGCCCAGCGCTGA
- a CDS encoding nuclease-related domain-containing protein produces MQVVRHPTSRTARAEHRRLAAAARQSWRMALSPAAAYAAGVMLTRVTPGGAVIVLALLGGALAVWVWSSLQRGRPAVPRAWRQVARGERRTAMLLDRLAEHGWQVLHDRAAPGCRAGIGHLVIGPTGVFVVESKNLRRLLDWRPGVGWVYGEHPLASLLGPTRSAVGSVNQALTDVLGPLRVVARPVWCVHGLWVLPQRELMVEDVLLVAPRRVARTLAGGPARLGPDAVAAIAAAASDRLPPSGQRAPGAGGRRAASGRAARR; encoded by the coding sequence ATGCAAGTGGTGCGGCACCCCACCAGCCGGACGGCGCGGGCCGAGCACCGGCGGCTCGCCGCCGCCGCCCGGCAGTCGTGGCGCATGGCCCTGAGCCCGGCCGCAGCGTACGCCGCCGGGGTGATGCTGACCCGCGTCACCCCGGGCGGCGCGGTGATCGTGCTCGCCCTGCTGGGCGGCGCCCTCGCCGTCTGGGTCTGGAGCTCGCTGCAGCGGGGGCGTCCCGCCGTGCCGCGTGCCTGGCGCCAGGTCGCACGGGGGGAGCGCCGGACCGCGATGCTGCTCGACCGCCTCGCCGAGCACGGCTGGCAGGTCCTGCACGATCGTGCCGCGCCCGGGTGCCGAGCGGGCATCGGCCATCTCGTGATCGGCCCGACCGGCGTGTTCGTGGTCGAGTCGAAGAACCTGCGCCGGCTGCTCGACTGGCGGCCGGGGGTCGGCTGGGTCTATGGCGAGCATCCGTTGGCCTCGCTGCTCGGCCCCACCCGCTCCGCGGTGGGATCGGTCAACCAGGCGCTCACCGACGTGCTCGGCCCGCTCCGGGTGGTGGCCCGGCCGGTCTGGTGCGTGCATGGACTCTGGGTGCTCCCGCAGCGGGAGCTGATGGTCGAGGACGTGCTGCTCGTCGCCCCCCGGCGGGTCGCCCGGACCCTGGCCGGCGGTCCGGCCAGGCTGGGCCCGGACGCGGTGGCGGCCATCGCCGCTGCCGCGTCCGACCGCCTCCCACCCTCCGGCCAGCGCGCGCCGGGAGCCGGCGGCCGCCGGGCCGCCTCCGGCCGTGCGGCCCGGCGCTGA
- a CDS encoding amino acid ABC transporter permease: protein MSARGGAVLYDAIGPRARRRILLGSIGAGVVLALLVYVALRRFADNGQLDAERWELFTHGEVWRFLGEGLLNTLKAAALAMGFAVILGAVLALGRLARNKPTSWLTGGYVETFRAVPLLLLIFFTARLLPKYGINLDALWILVIALVAYNGAVLGEIFRAGILSLDRGQTEAAYAIGLGYWSAMLYVVIPQAIRRMVPALVSQLITLLKDTSLGFVLPYEELLRRAQIIGEVEPRSLLQGLLVAAAIYVAVNFSLSRLARWLEVRQRRRYRAGAVEVSGIEDLAVLEAQSEAAAGRR, encoded by the coding sequence ATGAGCGCCAGAGGCGGCGCCGTCCTGTACGACGCGATCGGGCCGCGCGCCCGCCGCCGGATCCTGCTCGGCTCGATCGGGGCCGGCGTGGTGCTGGCCCTGCTGGTCTACGTCGCCCTGCGCCGCTTCGCCGACAACGGGCAGCTCGACGCCGAGCGCTGGGAGCTGTTCACGCACGGCGAGGTCTGGCGGTTCCTGGGCGAGGGGCTGCTCAACACCCTCAAGGCGGCCGCCCTCGCGATGGGCTTCGCGGTGATCCTCGGGGCAGTGCTCGCTCTCGGCCGGCTGGCCAGGAACAAGCCGACGAGCTGGCTGACCGGCGGTTACGTCGAGACGTTCCGGGCCGTGCCGCTGCTGCTGCTGATCTTCTTCACCGCCCGCCTGCTGCCGAAGTACGGCATCAACCTGGACGCCCTGTGGATCCTGGTGATCGCGCTGGTCGCCTACAACGGCGCCGTCCTCGGCGAGATCTTCCGCGCCGGCATCCTCTCCCTGGACAGGGGGCAGACCGAGGCGGCCTACGCGATCGGGCTGGGCTACTGGAGCGCGATGCTGTACGTGGTCATCCCGCAGGCCATCCGGCGCATGGTGCCAGCGCTGGTCAGCCAGCTCATCACCCTGCTCAAGGACACCTCGCTCGGGTTCGTGCTTCCCTACGAGGAGCTGCTCAGGCGCGCCCAGATCATCGGCGAGGTCGAGCCCAGGTCGCTCCTGCAGGGCCTGCTGGTGGCGGCCGCCATCTATGTCGCTGTCAACTTCTCGCTCTCCCGGCTCGCCCGGTGGCTCGAGGTCCGGCAGCGCCGCCGCTACCGCGCGGGCGCGGTCGAGGTCAGCGGCATCGAGGACCTGGCCGTGCTCGAGGCCCAGAGCGAGGCCGCCGCCGGCCGCCGCTAG